TATAAATAATAACAAGAACCATGGTTAAACAGCTGTTGCATCCTAGTAGCGCTATATCTTGTTCCTTGAGGACCAGACTTAGAAGCAACCAAGTGAGAGATCCAATTCAACACCACCTAAACCACAAGCATCATCCTTGAAACCTGTTCAGTGCTTCATCAGCTCCCCCCACTTCTGTTCTTATATACCGTCTAATCCGTCTTGTTCCATAATTCTTGTGGTGACTTGACTTCTCGCAGGCTCCATACACCATCAAAGAACACACATACTCTCTTTAGACAGTCGATTAAAGCGGCACAAATGTGTGCCAAGATGGAGCACATTCACATGGAACACAAGGTACGTATGTCATCTAGTTTTTGTTCTAGCTAGAGAATCCATTAATAATGTGGTGATTTGCTAAAAGTAACTAAAacagctaaaatgatttaattcctTATTACAGTCTTGTACTAATTATTGGTTGTTTGTATATATGTATGCATCCAACTCATCAGGGCTTACTTGGTGGAGAATTTAAAGAGGGAATTTGCGCCTCAATTCCCAAACCCCCTCCTGGCACATCATCAAGCAGGCCAAACAGCATGGTTGTGAAGGTAACTAGTTGCTGGCTTGCTGTAGTATATAGGCGATGATGACCAAGCACATCTAAAATTAAATGCTTGAATTTCACCGAGAATTAGAATTAATTGGTGCaagcaaatatatatatatatatgcagaagGTTTGCCCGCGGGAGTTCATCCCGGCGCACATCATCGCGGAGGCGATCTCGACGCTGCACGGGCTGGACCTGCGGTGGTCGGGGCCCATCACGCCCAGCGAGCGGCAGTACGTGGAGCAGTATGTGCTGGCCATGTACCCGCAGTACTCGCACGGCCTCATAGAGGACGGCAGCAGCGACAAGGACGACCTCTACTCCACCTACTACAGCAGCACGGCGTCGTCGCCGGAGGCCGGCGGCAGCGAGCGGCGgcggtcgtcgtcgtcggccgGCGCGAGGCCCGACATGGTGGACATGATGGTCCGGCTGGAGCCGTCGCGGCTGCTGGACATCCTGACCAAGAAGTCGTCGTTCCCGGGGAGCTTCATCTCCATCCCGGAGatccaggccaggaaccgggtgCTCCACCACTGCGGCCTCACCGACGACGAGTACCTCGTGCTCTTCGCGCCCACGCCAAGGGATGCCATGATGCTGGTAGGCCGCCTGTTGTTGGTTATCATTATCATTAGTTAATTTATTACTACAACAACTCCACTTCACTAATAATGTTTTTGAGCATCATCATGTGCCCTAGCTGGTCTTAATTCTTTCGGTTCAAATTTTTAAGCTCCCAATTTGCATTGGTGAAAAAGTTACAGGTTTTTACGGTGGCTTTCGTTGATCATATTCCTCCATGAAACATTCTTTTGGTGTTTCGTTAACACATAATACATGCATGGTC
This sequence is a window from Miscanthus floridulus cultivar M001 chromosome 10, ASM1932011v1, whole genome shotgun sequence. Protein-coding genes within it:
- the LOC136485008 gene encoding uncharacterized protein; amino-acid sequence: MCAKMEHIHMEHKGLLGGEFKEGICASIPKPPPGTSSSRPNSMVVKKVCPREFIPAHIIAEAISTLHGLDLRWSGPITPSERQYVEQYVLAMYPQYSHGLIEDGSSDKDDLYSTYYSSTASSPEAGGSERRRSSSSAGARPDMVDMMVRLEPSRLLDILTKKSSFPGSFISIPEIQARNRVLHHCGLTDDEYLVLFAPTPRDAMMLVGESYPFFRSSYYMSILDEDSDCIRAFAAYKEAKVIAAPESWLDLRIKGSQLSQYFRRKSKHAPKGLFAYPAVSPSNSSSSSSTTQPPARYSLHWVSEAHRNAWHVLLDATALAVGEDRLPLSLHRPDFVLCTLGDTMRTRGIEQQPAARVTCLLVRRRSFDTSLSQPQKL